The Peribacillus sp. FSL E2-0218 genome contains a region encoding:
- a CDS encoding MFS transporter, translating into MYGQGPLGFEAKTVGLLLLPGALLNGALSPKIGILFDKYGPRRMIIPGTVLLIVTMIIYSTISFSIPAWAFILVYMALMLAIATIMMPSQTGALNQLPPHLYPHGTAMSNTLQPMAGALGVSTHGRTSFLEQAGVTPTKGLLNEAMICGFHHAYGFALALCCIVFVTAVSLKKKTA; encoded by the coding sequence ATGTATGGACAAGGACCACTTGGATTTGAGGCGAAAACAGTTGGATTGCTTTTATTGCCAGGAGCCTTGTTGAATGGTGCTTTATCACCGAAAATTGGGATATTATTCGATAAGTATGGCCCAAGAAGGATGATCATTCCTGGTACAGTCCTATTGATTGTGACCATGATCATCTACAGTACCATTTCATTCTCTATACCAGCCTGGGCATTTATCCTGGTCTATATGGCATTGATGTTGGCGATCGCAACCATTATGATGCCGTCTCAAACAGGAGCTCTCAACCAATTGCCGCCTCACTTATATCCGCATGGAACAGCCATGTCGAATACGTTACAACCGATGGCAGGTGCTTTAGGGGTTTCCACGCATGGCCGGACAAGCTTCTTGGAGCAAGCAGGGGTGACGCCTACAAAAGGATTGTTAAACGAAGCGATGATATGTGGTTTCCATCATGCGTATGGGTTCGCACTTGCTTTATGTTGCATCGTTTTTGTGACAGCCGTATCCCTTAAAAAGAAAACAGCCTAA
- a CDS encoding ABC transporter ATP-binding protein — protein MIRRFASYYLPHKRLFIIDFFSAVVVAVLELAFPLAVQWFIDTLLPGDDWSAIVTVSAGLLLIYIISTFLQFIVGYWGHKLGINIETDMREELFQHVQKQSFRFFDNTKTGHIMSRITNDLFDIGELAHHGPEDLFIAFMTFVGAFWIMLTINVKLALVSVCILPLLVLLIVISNLKMNKAWKQMYTEVADVNARVEDSVSGVRVVQSFTNEAYEMDRFSTNNRKFRKAKLVGYKVMSFSLSGIYMMTRFMTLAVLVMGAWLTYHGQLSNGELVAFVLYVNVLFKPIDKISALMELYPKGMAGFKRFTELLDVAPDVVDKSDAIAVNSLLGDIAFKQVSFNYEDKKPVLKGIDLTINAGETIAFVGPSGAGKTTICSLIPRFYDVNAGSISIDGIDIREMTKKSLRSQIGIVQQDVFLFTGTLKENIAYGMLDATDEKIHEAARKAHLEAFIGGLPDGYETQIGERGLKLSGGQKQRIAIARMFLKNPPILILDEATSALDTETERIIQQALTELAENRTTLIIAHRLATIRNADKIIVVTEEGIAEEGSHDDLLKKGGIFANLHELQFQK, from the coding sequence ATGATTCGACGTTTTGCTTCATATTATCTGCCGCATAAGCGGTTATTCATTATCGACTTTTTCAGTGCAGTCGTTGTTGCTGTACTTGAACTCGCATTCCCTCTCGCGGTTCAGTGGTTTATAGATACGCTGCTGCCTGGCGATGACTGGTCTGCAATTGTTACTGTAAGTGCAGGTTTATTGCTGATTTATATCATTAGTACCTTCCTGCAATTCATTGTAGGATATTGGGGTCACAAACTAGGCATAAATATTGAGACGGATATGCGTGAGGAATTATTCCAACATGTGCAAAAGCAATCTTTTCGTTTCTTTGACAACACGAAAACCGGCCATATCATGAGCCGTATCACCAATGACCTGTTCGATATCGGGGAACTTGCCCACCATGGTCCTGAAGATTTATTCATTGCCTTCATGACCTTTGTCGGTGCCTTTTGGATCATGCTGACCATCAATGTGAAACTGGCACTCGTATCTGTTTGTATATTGCCGCTCCTCGTTTTATTAATTGTCATAAGCAATTTAAAGATGAATAAAGCGTGGAAGCAAATGTATACAGAGGTTGCCGATGTCAATGCCCGTGTCGAGGATAGTGTCTCAGGAGTGAGGGTCGTTCAATCCTTCACGAATGAAGCATATGAAATGGACAGGTTTTCAACGAATAATCGCAAGTTCCGCAAAGCGAAGCTCGTTGGATATAAAGTGATGTCGTTCAGCTTATCAGGCATATACATGATGACGAGATTCATGACCCTGGCCGTATTGGTGATGGGTGCTTGGTTAACCTACCATGGGCAGCTTTCTAACGGGGAATTAGTGGCTTTCGTATTATATGTCAACGTGTTATTCAAGCCAATCGACAAAATCAGTGCTTTGATGGAGCTTTATCCAAAAGGGATGGCAGGTTTCAAGCGATTTACTGAACTGCTTGACGTCGCTCCGGATGTAGTGGATAAAAGTGATGCCATCGCAGTCAATTCCCTTTTGGGGGATATAGCTTTTAAACAGGTATCGTTTAATTATGAAGACAAAAAGCCTGTATTAAAAGGTATCGATTTAACGATAAATGCTGGGGAAACCATCGCATTTGTAGGTCCGTCAGGGGCAGGGAAAACGACGATTTGTTCATTGATCCCCCGATTTTACGATGTGAATGCGGGCTCCATTTCCATTGATGGAATCGATATCCGGGAAATGACGAAAAAGTCGTTGCGGTCCCAAATTGGGATTGTCCAGCAGGATGTATTCCTTTTTACAGGTACATTAAAGGAAAATATCGCTTATGGAATGCTTGATGCGACGGATGAAAAAATTCATGAAGCTGCCCGTAAGGCCCATTTGGAAGCTTTCATCGGAGGACTTCCAGATGGTTATGAGACTCAAATCGGGGAACGTGGCCTGAAGCTATCGGGAGGACAGAAACAAAGGATTGCGATAGCGAGGATGTTCTTGAAAAATCCGCCAATATTGATTCTCGATGAAGCAACCTCCGCCCTTGATACGGAGACGGAAAGAATCATTCAGCAGGCCCTTACGGAACTTGCCGAAAACCGGACGACATTGATCATTGCGCACCGATTGGCAACCATTCGGAACGCTGACAAAATCATCGTGGTTACGGAAGAAGGTATTGCCGAAGAGGGAAGTCATGATGATTTGCTTAAGAAGGGCGGCATTTTTGCCAATCTTCATGAATTACAATTTCAAAAATGA
- a CDS encoding MFS transporter has protein sequence MKNRSFRFLWVGQAFANLGDIFYVVGLISLIYAMTGSAFYLSLLPFTTTIFRFISSLLAPLVIDRFPLKKILVQSQWWKTILLVIMGITLHFSHGSAIVVICFIASISLLDGVAAPVSAALVPQLVPAKERMKANGFLNVLTQTIFVAGWPLGSVLLINTNSQFIIWFTVILFAASTGLAVKMEVHEELTTVHTHPSSWDSITSGWMAIRQIRTIRTLISLDFITSLASSVWVAAVIYVYVEQNLQLSEEWWGYINTSYFIGMILSGLIVIRFARFIEKHTRDFIIIGLLLNSLLILFFGSTTMPALALLFACLYGFPEQIRDVIYTKLFQDHASEKTLAKIHAVWGAVINLTFAGSVLLLGYITETYGVQTTFQFSSAIVFLAFLYALLKRKELGRKES, from the coding sequence ATGAAAAATAGATCGTTTCGCTTCCTATGGGTCGGGCAAGCATTTGCAAATCTCGGTGATATATTTTATGTAGTCGGGTTGATTTCACTCATATATGCCATGACGGGATCTGCCTTTTATTTGAGTTTGCTTCCGTTCACCACAACGATTTTCCGGTTTATCAGCAGTTTGCTTGCGCCACTCGTTATCGACAGGTTCCCATTAAAAAAGATCCTTGTCCAATCGCAATGGTGGAAGACCATCCTGCTCGTTATCATGGGAATCACCCTTCATTTCAGTCACGGTTCTGCCATTGTCGTCATATGCTTCATTGCTTCGATCTCATTATTGGATGGTGTCGCTGCCCCAGTGAGTGCAGCTTTGGTTCCGCAATTGGTCCCGGCAAAAGAACGGATGAAAGCGAATGGTTTCCTGAATGTACTCACGCAGACCATCTTTGTAGCAGGATGGCCACTTGGTTCCGTTTTATTAATCAATACGAACAGCCAGTTCATCATTTGGTTTACGGTCATCTTATTTGCCGCATCAACGGGCCTTGCTGTGAAAATGGAAGTTCATGAGGAACTGACTACAGTCCACACCCATCCATCCAGCTGGGATTCGATTACATCCGGATGGATGGCGATTCGTCAAATCCGAACCATCCGCACCCTCATTTCGCTTGATTTCATAACATCTTTAGCTTCAAGCGTTTGGGTGGCTGCCGTGATATATGTATATGTTGAACAGAACTTGCAATTAAGTGAGGAATGGTGGGGATACATTAACACAAGCTACTTCATCGGCATGATCCTCAGTGGATTGATCGTCATCCGTTTTGCCAGATTCATTGAAAAGCATACCCGTGACTTCATTATCATCGGGCTTTTACTCAATTCCTTGCTGATCCTGTTTTTCGGATCGACAACGATGCCTGCATTGGCTTTGTTGTTTGCATGTCTGTACGGATTCCCAGAACAAATTCGCGATGTAATCTACACCAAGCTGTTCCAAGATCACGCATCGGAAAAGACGTTAGCCAAAATTCATGCCGTTTGGGGAGCGGTAATCAACCTTACATTCGCCGGCTCTGTCTTATTATTAGGATATATAACGGAAACATATGGTGTCCAAACGACGTTTCAATTTTCTTCCGCAATCGTGTTCCTAGCCTTTCTTTATGCCCTTCTAAAAAGAAAGGAACTGGGCAGGAAAGAGTCTTAA
- a CDS encoding LysM peptidoglycan-binding domain-containing protein, giving the protein MTIIVVEKGDSLWGIAEKNQVTPSRIMEVNGLESTALVPGLALYIPDAAVANRKYIIKSMDTLSMVARRFGTSAASIIKANPGIVANSLRVGTEILVPSPYKNQLITLGFAFPTSGGAVFETLEEHGDKLTYLAIVAYSFTREGNAYVEGDDRPLIVKCKQSGVTPLLMLRNFQNGDFDADLAGDVLASSGSRRNLINSLLNFVRQREYGGVSMDIEFIPPARRFDYVQFLKELKEELNELTLHVNVHAKTADNPDNRIVGGHDYRGIGEAADLVAIMTIDYGYPTGPPEPISPLWWMGEVLRYALTNIPEYKLQSAFPMYGYDWIIPTHETKALSAQSAQNLSIAMGAEIYFDTTAASPTYSYWREDAKHVVWYEDIRSISAKYEMIDAYELIGATYWQIGLAFPQNWAFLDQNIMIIK; this is encoded by the coding sequence ATGACGATCATTGTTGTGGAAAAAGGTGATAGTCTTTGGGGAATTGCCGAGAAAAATCAAGTTACCCCGTCGCGGATAATGGAAGTCAATGGATTGGAATCAACTGCTTTGGTTCCTGGCCTGGCGTTGTATATACCGGATGCAGCCGTCGCAAATCGAAAATATATCATAAAAAGCATGGATACACTTTCAATGGTTGCCCGTCGTTTCGGCACGAGTGCAGCATCCATCATCAAAGCCAATCCAGGCATTGTCGCAAACTCTTTAAGGGTAGGCACGGAAATTTTGGTTCCGTCGCCTTATAAAAACCAATTGATCACGCTTGGCTTTGCCTTTCCGACTTCAGGAGGAGCGGTGTTCGAGACTCTTGAAGAGCATGGTGATAAATTAACTTATTTAGCGATTGTGGCTTATTCCTTTACGAGGGAGGGAAATGCTTACGTTGAAGGCGATGATCGACCGCTTATCGTGAAATGCAAGCAATCAGGGGTGACGCCGCTGTTGATGCTTCGCAATTTTCAAAACGGTGATTTTGATGCCGATTTAGCAGGAGATGTCCTCGCAAGTTCAGGATCCAGGCGGAATTTAATCAATAGTTTGCTTAATTTCGTCAGGCAGAGGGAATATGGGGGAGTCAGTATGGATATCGAATTCATTCCTCCCGCTAGACGTTTCGATTATGTCCAATTTTTAAAGGAGTTAAAGGAAGAGTTGAACGAACTGACTTTACATGTGAACGTGCATGCAAAAACGGCAGATAACCCTGACAATCGCATTGTCGGGGGGCATGATTATCGGGGGATTGGGGAGGCAGCTGATCTTGTGGCAATCATGACGATTGATTATGGGTACCCAACTGGTCCGCCGGAACCGATTTCCCCGCTTTGGTGGATGGGCGAGGTTCTCCGGTATGCGTTGACGAATATACCTGAATATAAATTGCAGTCGGCATTCCCCATGTATGGGTATGACTGGATCATCCCAACTCATGAGACAAAAGCCTTATCGGCTCAAAGTGCCCAAAATTTGTCGATTGCAATGGGAGCCGAAATCTATTTTGATACGACAGCGGCTTCCCCTACCTATTCGTATTGGAGAGAAGATGCGAAACATGTCGTTTGGTATGAAGATATCCGTTCGATTAGTGCAAAATACGAAATGATTGATGCTTATGAACTGATTGGTGCCACGTATTGGCAAATCGGTTTGGCATTTCCGCAAAATTGGGCGTTTTTGGATCAGAACATTATGATTATAAAATAG
- a CDS encoding (S)-benzoin forming benzil reductase → MKTFIITGASKGLGAAIAKRVLGSSDRCILISRTKDPEWEEVASQSGTKFTFLPMDLKETEKLSSLVRDMLMEVDAKSDIYFINNAGVIDPIKPIGNLGQESLETSMRVNFMAPAVLTDEFIKQTKDSDRKKVVVNISSGAAKNPYHGWAAYCSTKAGLEMFTRVAGLEQGKAPFPASLISFSPGVMDTDMQGTIRSADEQDFADRDKFHEYKDQGMLRSPELVAEKLLQLLEAGDLDNGKFYDIKDLL, encoded by the coding sequence ATGAAAACTTTTATCATAACAGGAGCATCAAAAGGATTAGGGGCTGCCATTGCCAAGCGAGTTTTGGGCTCAAGCGATCGATGCATTTTGATATCTCGTACGAAAGATCCCGAGTGGGAGGAGGTGGCTAGCCAATCGGGGACGAAATTCACTTTCCTGCCGATGGACTTAAAGGAAACGGAAAAGCTCAGTTCGTTAGTCCGGGACATGCTCATGGAAGTTGATGCAAAAAGTGATATATATTTCATTAATAATGCTGGTGTCATTGACCCAATCAAGCCGATTGGAAATCTAGGCCAAGAATCCTTGGAAACGAGCATGAGAGTTAACTTCATGGCACCCGCCGTCTTGACTGATGAATTCATTAAGCAAACAAAGGATTCCGACAGGAAGAAGGTAGTGGTCAACATCTCATCAGGAGCCGCAAAAAATCCTTACCATGGCTGGGCCGCCTATTGCAGTACGAAGGCAGGACTCGAAATGTTCACAAGGGTGGCAGGTTTGGAACAAGGTAAAGCACCTTTCCCTGCGTCTCTCATTTCTTTCTCTCCTGGTGTAATGGATACGGATATGCAGGGAACGATCCGGTCAGCAGATGAGCAAGACTTTGCCGATCGGGACAAATTTCATGAATATAAAGACCAGGGGATGCTGAGGAGCCCTGAATTGGTAGCTGAAAAACTGTTGCAGCTACTTGAAGCAGGAGATTTGGATAATGGGAAGTTCTATGATATTAAAGATTTGCTTTGA
- the cls gene encoding cardiolipin synthase, with product MEFTHVTSVLLGLVIILNILFATIVIFFERREASTTWAWLLVLYFLPVVGFILYLLFGTSLRHAHLFQWEDKKKIGIEEILDKQMEELSTENFPFRNTSSSHYRDLIYMHLRNNDAVLTEDNRVDIFTEGKKKFEQLFKDIEAAENHIHVQYYIIQRDGLGKRFLEALTKKANEGVKVRLLYDELGSRGMTKSFFKEFRQAGGRVEAFFPSKLKFINLRLNFRNHRKLVIIDGKVGYVGGFNVGDEYLGLNPKFGYWRDTHLRIMGSAVKAIQTRFILDWNQASKNHDIIYQPHYFPTLEPQGNIDLQIVTSGPDSEWEQIKNGYIKLISSAKKSILIQTPYFIPDASLLDALRIASLSGLDVKIMIPNKPDHLFVYWATTYNAGQLLRAGAKVYIYDNGFIHAKMIVVDEEVSSVGTANIDVRSFKLNFEVNAFIYDEGMAETLTRFFYKDVKVCRQLTIEEFEKRSKWIRFKESIARLLSPIL from the coding sequence ATGGAATTTACGCATGTTACATCAGTTTTGCTCGGCCTCGTAATCATTCTTAATATATTATTCGCAACGATCGTTATATTTTTTGAAAGAAGAGAAGCGAGCACGACCTGGGCCTGGTTATTGGTGTTATATTTTCTGCCTGTAGTTGGTTTTATTTTATATCTTCTTTTTGGCACTAGCTTAAGACATGCCCATTTATTCCAATGGGAGGATAAAAAGAAGATTGGGATCGAAGAAATATTGGATAAACAGATGGAGGAACTTTCAACGGAGAATTTTCCGTTTCGGAATACGTCATCTAGTCATTATCGGGATTTGATCTATATGCATCTGAGGAACAATGATGCCGTTCTGACTGAAGATAACAGGGTGGACATATTTACGGAAGGAAAAAAGAAGTTTGAACAGCTTTTTAAAGATATTGAAGCGGCCGAAAACCATATTCATGTACAATATTACATCATTCAAAGGGACGGTCTTGGTAAACGGTTCCTTGAAGCTTTGACTAAAAAGGCTAATGAAGGCGTCAAAGTCCGCTTGCTATATGATGAGTTGGGGTCAAGGGGAATGACAAAAAGCTTTTTCAAGGAATTTAGGCAGGCTGGCGGCCGAGTCGAAGCATTTTTTCCTTCCAAGTTGAAGTTTATTAATTTACGCCTGAACTTCCGTAACCATCGAAAGCTCGTCATCATTGATGGAAAGGTAGGGTATGTTGGCGGATTCAATGTCGGGGATGAATATTTGGGACTTAATCCGAAATTCGGTTACTGGCGTGATACTCATCTTCGCATAATGGGATCTGCCGTCAAAGCCATTCAAACGCGTTTTATCCTGGACTGGAATCAAGCTTCCAAAAACCATGATATCATTTATCAACCTCATTATTTTCCTACTTTAGAACCTCAAGGCAATATAGATTTGCAAATCGTGACGAGTGGGCCGGATTCCGAATGGGAACAAATCAAGAATGGCTATATTAAATTAATTTCTTCAGCAAAGAAATCAATTCTCATTCAAACCCCTTACTTCATACCGGATGCAAGTTTATTGGATGCACTTAGAATTGCCAGCTTGTCAGGATTGGATGTTAAAATCATGATACCGAATAAACCTGATCACCTTTTCGTTTATTGGGCAACAACATACAATGCAGGGCAATTATTAAGGGCGGGAGCCAAGGTTTATATCTACGATAACGGCTTCATCCATGCAAAGATGATCGTGGTGGACGAGGAGGTTTCTTCTGTTGGGACGGCGAACATAGATGTCCGAAGCTTTAAATTGAATTTTGAAGTCAATGCCTTCATTTACGATGAAGGAATGGCGGAAACGCTGACCAGGTTTTTTTATAAGGATGTCAAAGTCTGCAGGCAGCTTACTATTGAAGAATTTGAAAAACGATCGAAATGGATCCGCTTTAAAGAATCGATTGCAAGGCTGCTTTCACCTATTTTATAA
- a CDS encoding metal-sensitive transcriptional regulator, which produces MEYEKQMKNRVKRIEGQLRGILKMMEENKDCRDVVTQLSATRSAIDRTIGVIVSSNLVECVREANETGEKNPEELVKEAVNLLVKSR; this is translated from the coding sequence ATGGAATATGAAAAGCAAATGAAAAATAGAGTGAAGCGAATCGAAGGACAGCTTCGCGGGATATTGAAAATGATGGAAGAAAATAAAGATTGCCGGGATGTTGTAACGCAGCTATCCGCGACTAGATCTGCAATCGACCGGACAATCGGGGTTATCGTAAGCTCCAATCTTGTAGAATGTGTCCGCGAGGCTAATGAAACGGGAGAAAAGAACCCCGAGGAGCTCGTTAAGGAAGCCGTCAATTTGCTGGTGAAAAGCAGATAG
- a CDS encoding SRPBCC family protein: MSEGMHSIILPVSIENVWGFVSVIDRWAPLVPGYINHEMMDDETLIWEFKGDLGLMKKKIKLEVNILEWNEPDKVTFKLKGLNEKFDGYGYFLAEKYGMAETKMTGCLAIVAKGAKAPIANALLKTYVPQMTIEFSEAIAQNLLLHK; this comes from the coding sequence TTGTCGGAAGGAATGCATAGTATCATTTTACCAGTGTCAATCGAAAACGTATGGGGATTTGTCAGTGTCATAGATCGATGGGCACCCCTTGTCCCCGGTTATATCAATCACGAGATGATGGATGATGAAACACTCATATGGGAGTTTAAAGGCGACCTGGGATTGATGAAAAAGAAAATTAAGCTTGAAGTGAATATATTGGAATGGAACGAACCGGACAAGGTGACATTCAAACTTAAGGGACTAAATGAAAAATTTGATGGGTATGGCTATTTTTTAGCTGAAAAATATGGAATGGCAGAAACTAAAATGACAGGCTGCCTCGCCATTGTCGCAAAAGGAGCAAAAGCCCCAATTGCCAATGCCTTGCTCAAAACCTATGTTCCTCAAATGACAATCGAGTTTTCCGAGGCTATCGCACAAAATCTCCTCCTGCATAAATAG
- a CDS encoding flavin reductase family protein, producing MISVNPESLTERENYKFLTGSIIPRPIALVLTKSVNGTVNIAPFSFFNIVSSNPPMISISVQRKEGISKDTARNAIQTGEFVVHITDEENVAEANRTAKELPPEESELALTNFTTTESDVVSVPGLLEAKVRFECKLEKAIPLAGTPEKPGCDLLIGKIVRYHIGQEIYHNGRIDPIGLKPVARLAGQTYTKLGELFEIVRP from the coding sequence ATGATCTCCGTAAATCCTGAAAGCTTAACCGAGAGGGAAAACTATAAGTTTTTGACAGGAAGTATCATTCCGAGACCTATAGCCCTTGTTTTGACAAAATCTGTGAATGGGACGGTCAATATAGCTCCCTTCAGTTTTTTTAATATTGTCAGTTCCAATCCTCCGATGATTTCCATTTCGGTGCAACGGAAAGAAGGAATTTCCAAGGATACAGCGAGAAATGCCATCCAAACAGGAGAATTCGTCGTTCATATCACCGATGAAGAAAATGTTGCGGAAGCTAATCGAACGGCCAAGGAACTTCCGCCTGAAGAAAGCGAGCTTGCATTGACCAATTTCACAACCACTGAAAGTGATGTCGTATCCGTACCAGGGTTACTTGAAGCGAAAGTCCGGTTTGAATGCAAATTGGAAAAAGCCATACCGTTAGCAGGCACACCGGAAAAACCGGGTTGTGATTTATTGATTGGGAAAATAGTCCGCTACCATATAGGGCAAGAGATTTACCATAATGGCCGGATTGACCCAATTGGACTGAAGCCTGTAGCCAGATTGGCAGGCCAGACCTACACAAAACTGGGCGAATTATTTGAGATCGTTCGTCCCTAA
- a CDS encoding alpha/beta hydrolase has product MKHIYQKGSNVEAPVLLLLHGTGGTETDLLPLAEMVSPGSSVLSVRGNVLENGMPRFFRRLSEGVFDEEDLILRTKELYDYLEWASQEYDFDKNKVVALGYSNGANIAASLMFHYKGALQGAILHHPMVPRRGIALPPLSDTPVFIAAGNNDPICPAAETNELTRILEAAGAKVDNHWENFGHQLTRSEVEAAGSWFHRNFL; this is encoded by the coding sequence ATGAAACATATTTATCAAAAAGGAAGTAATGTAGAGGCACCGGTGCTTTTGCTTTTACATGGTACAGGCGGAACGGAAACGGACCTCCTGCCATTAGCGGAAATGGTTTCACCTGGTTCTTCGGTATTGAGCGTACGTGGAAATGTGCTTGAAAATGGAATGCCCCGTTTCTTTCGACGGTTATCTGAAGGGGTTTTTGATGAAGAAGATTTAATCCTTCGTACAAAGGAACTTTATGATTACTTGGAATGGGCGTCACAAGAGTATGATTTTGATAAAAACAAGGTAGTGGCATTAGGCTATTCCAATGGTGCCAATATAGCTGCAAGTTTGATGTTCCATTACAAAGGGGCTTTGCAGGGGGCGATCCTTCATCACCCGATGGTCCCAAGGCGGGGGATTGCCTTGCCGCCCCTTTCTGATACGCCTGTCTTTATCGCTGCTGGGAATAACGATCCAATCTGCCCGGCAGCAGAAACGAACGAACTTACCCGGATTCTAGAGGCAGCAGGCGCCAAGGTGGATAATCACTGGGAAAACTTCGGTCATCAGTTGACGCGCTCAGAGGTTGAGGCAGCAGGCTCATGGTTTCATAGAAACTTTTTATAA
- a CDS encoding ring-cleaving dioxygenase, with amino-acid sequence MIKQTDGIHHITAIVGDPQENVDFYAGILGLRMVKKTVNFDDPGTYHLYFGDESGSPGSIITFFPWPAAYKGQVGSGQVGTTTYVVPEHSMAFWERRLDKFNIDYEKTSRFGEDYMKFQDPHGLQLELVERKEGKMNRWSFGGVPSDKAVKGFGGAVLLSANPTKTMELLEHVMGLQKVGEEGDYIRFKAVSDIGNLIDVRKTVLPTGKMGVGVVHHIAWRASDSTDHKDWRLHIGNHGYVVTPFKDRQYFDAIYFREDGGVLFEVATDPPGFANDETKETMGSKLMLPPWLEKKREHMEKTLLPAVTRVLEEDKS; translated from the coding sequence ATGATTAAGCAAACGGATGGAATCCATCATATTACCGCAATTGTTGGTGATCCCCAAGAAAATGTTGATTTTTATGCTGGAATATTAGGATTAAGGATGGTGAAAAAAACCGTCAATTTTGATGATCCAGGGACCTATCATTTATATTTTGGAGATGAGTCGGGTTCCCCAGGCTCCATCATCACATTCTTCCCCTGGCCTGCAGCCTATAAAGGGCAAGTCGGATCTGGTCAAGTCGGGACTACCACGTATGTCGTTCCTGAGCATTCGATGGCTTTTTGGGAAAGGCGATTGGATAAATTCAACATAGATTATGAAAAAACGAGCCGGTTCGGCGAGGATTATATGAAATTTCAAGATCCACACGGATTACAACTTGAACTGGTTGAACGTAAGGAAGGGAAAATGAACCGGTGGTCCTTTGGCGGGGTCCCATCTGACAAGGCTGTCAAAGGCTTCGGCGGTGCCGTTTTATTGTCAGCAAATCCGACCAAGACGATGGAATTATTGGAGCATGTGATGGGCCTGCAGAAAGTGGGGGAAGAGGGGGACTACATCCGTTTCAAAGCCGTTTCGGACATCGGTAATTTAATCGATGTGAGGAAAACGGTCTTGCCAACTGGTAAAATGGGAGTTGGAGTGGTTCATCATATTGCATGGCGGGCGAGTGATTCTACTGATCATAAAGATTGGAGACTGCATATCGGAAACCATGGGTACGTGGTGACGCCATTTAAAGACAGGCAATACTTCGATGCCATTTATTTTCGGGAAGACGGAGGGGTGCTTTTTGAAGTTGCCACAGATCCCCCCGGATTCGCCAACGATGAAACGAAGGAAACGATGGGCAGTAAATTGATGCTGCCCCCTTGGCTTGAAAAAAAGCGGGAGCACATGGAAAAAACGCTGCTGCCGGCAGTAACGCGAGTATTGGAGGAGGATAAATCATGA